A single genomic interval of Amycolatopsis albispora harbors:
- the pxpB gene encoding 5-oxoprolinase subunit PxpB: protein MRWLPYGPDATLIECSSLEEAGAVRAVVAAAELPRVVEIVPGARTVLVAAEPGSGVLAEVRSLVEAADLDHPPAGSPREITIDVHYDGDDLDEVARTAGLSTAEVVELHTGAEYTVAFTGFAPGFGYLTGLPEPLRQSRLDTPRTRVPAGSVGLAGEFTGVYPRSSPGGWRLIGRTGTVLFDPRAERPALLSPGDRVRFRSVH, encoded by the coding sequence ATGCGCTGGCTGCCGTACGGTCCCGACGCGACGCTGATCGAGTGTTCCTCGCTCGAGGAGGCCGGTGCGGTCCGCGCCGTGGTCGCGGCCGCCGAACTGCCCCGTGTGGTCGAGATCGTGCCGGGCGCGCGGACCGTGCTGGTCGCGGCCGAGCCCGGTTCCGGTGTGCTCGCCGAGGTCCGCTCGCTGGTCGAAGCCGCCGATCTGGACCATCCGCCAGCCGGTTCGCCACGGGAGATCACCATCGACGTGCACTACGACGGCGACGACCTCGACGAGGTGGCGCGGACCGCGGGCCTCAGCACCGCCGAGGTGGTCGAACTGCACACCGGCGCCGAGTACACCGTCGCCTTCACCGGGTTCGCGCCCGGTTTCGGTTACCTGACCGGGCTTCCCGAGCCACTGCGGCAGTCGCGTTTGGACACTCCGCGGACGCGGGTGCCCGCCGGGTCGGTCGGCCTGGCCGGTGAGTTCACCGGGGTCTACCCGCGTTCCTCGCCCGGCGGCTGGCGGTTGATCGGGCGCACCGGAACGGTGTTGTTCGACCCGCGTGCCGAACGGCCCGCCCTGCTCTCCCCGGGTGACCGGGTGCGTTTCCGGAGCGTCCATTGA